From the genome of Cryptococcus tetragattii IND107 chromosome 8, whole genome shotgun sequence, one region includes:
- a CDS encoding cell division control protein 42, protein MQTIKCVVVGDGAVGKTCLLISYTTNKFPSEYVPTVFDNYAVSVTIGDDPYTLGLFDTAGQEDYDRLRPLSYPQTDVFLVCFSVTSPASFENVREKWFPEIAHHCPGVPALIVGTQVDLRDDPAQMEKLGRQRMKPITPEMGERLARELGAVKYVECSALTQRGLKNVFDEAIVAALEPPMATKKKSKKCLIL, encoded by the exons ATGCAGACAATCAAGTGTGTCGTAGTCGGAGACGGTGCCGTTGGAAA GACCTGCCTGCTCATCTCGTACACCACCAACAAGTTTCCATCCGAGTATGTTCCTACCGTCTTTGACAACT ACGCCGTCAGTGTAACTATCGGTGACGATCCATACACTCTTGGTCTCTTTGATACTGCCGGTCAGGAAGATTATGACCGTCTTCGTCCGCTCTCATACCCCCAAACTGATGTCTTCCTCGTTTGCTTCTCTGTAACATCTCCTGCTTCCTTCGAAAACGTCCGGGAAAAGTGGTTTCCCGAAATTGCCCACCATTGCCCCGGCGTTCCCGCACTTATCGTGGGTACCCAGGTGGATTTGAGGGATGATCCCGCCCAAATGGAGAAGTTGGGaaggcagaggatgaagccTATTACCCCggagatgggagaaagATTGGCAAGGGAGTTGGGAGCGGTGAAGTATGTGGAATGTTCGGCCTTGACGCAAAGAGGATTGAAGAACGTTTTTGATGAG GCAATCGTGGCGGCATTAGAACCTCCTATGGCGACGAAGAAAAAATCGAAAAAGTGCCTCATTCTTTAA